A window of Natronolimnobius sp. AArcel1 contains these coding sequences:
- a CDS encoding ABC transporter ATP-binding protein, with amino-acid sequence MSEVTQSAGRETADAEADGDVVPTIDSSEPTFREKLEALWTVVRFRPWTIGLILALKAVAALFEGVGLTFLLPIIEVAQDGGTLQEDATGPVTYFVEAYELIGVTATFETLLVGLAAIMTLRYGVSFLIGWIQAAVTQAYMASLRRDAYESLLAAEVGYLDHADGDEITNTIITEARTSARLIGDILSVIEKGLFAAVYATVALVLSPTLTLLSIFVLGTVVVLSRYALAPGYEIGDRVAAANERIQSLVNAGTRGLYEVKLFTMQPTLATEYDRAHNRLVDTFVTLERNQVALSALTKLLNAFVIFALVYLAIAYLTLSFAALGVFLFAMFRLSPLISGLNNTLYSIDGALPHLVRTQRLIAAFDRHTESSGTVPAPNPTTTLKMDDVTFQYDQDDAGTAITDVSLHLERGETIALAGPSGAGKSTVVSLLAGLYEPDEGTIRANGTDLSTLDRHSWYERVTVVPQQPFLFTGTLRYNVAIADPAASDDAIKHACELSQVSAFLETLPNGLDTELGDDGVRLSGGQRQRIAIARALLTDADILILDEATSELDSPTETAILDALEATDRAYATIVIGHWLSTVRDADRIYTVVDGEIVESGTHRELIARETHYATLYEPQVEPTHSP; translated from the coding sequence ATGAGTGAGGTGACCCAATCAGCCGGCCGGGAAACAGCCGACGCAGAAGCCGATGGTGACGTCGTACCGACCATCGACTCGAGCGAACCCACGTTCCGCGAGAAACTCGAGGCGCTGTGGACGGTCGTCCGCTTTCGGCCGTGGACGATCGGGCTAATTCTTGCCCTCAAGGCCGTAGCAGCGCTATTTGAAGGTGTTGGACTGACCTTTTTGCTTCCGATCATCGAGGTTGCACAGGATGGCGGGACACTACAGGAGGATGCAACGGGTCCAGTCACGTACTTCGTCGAGGCGTACGAGCTGATCGGGGTTACGGCAACGTTCGAAACGTTGTTGGTCGGGCTAGCCGCGATTATGACGCTTCGGTACGGCGTGAGCTTTCTTATTGGCTGGATACAGGCAGCAGTGACACAGGCGTATATGGCTTCGCTCAGGCGGGATGCGTACGAGTCGTTGCTGGCTGCCGAAGTTGGCTACCTCGATCACGCAGATGGCGACGAAATTACGAATACGATCATCACCGAGGCACGCACCTCTGCACGACTGATCGGTGATATCCTTTCGGTTATCGAGAAAGGGTTGTTTGCCGCCGTCTACGCGACGGTCGCACTGGTACTCTCACCGACGTTGACGCTCCTCTCAATCTTCGTCCTCGGGACGGTGGTGGTGTTGAGTCGGTATGCCCTCGCGCCGGGTTACGAGATCGGTGACCGCGTCGCAGCGGCAAACGAGCGGATTCAGTCACTCGTCAACGCGGGAACGCGCGGGCTGTACGAAGTAAAACTGTTCACGATGCAACCGACGCTTGCGACCGAGTACGATCGTGCTCACAACCGTCTCGTTGATACCTTCGTTACGCTCGAGCGCAATCAGGTTGCTCTCAGTGCGCTCACCAAACTCCTCAACGCCTTCGTGATCTTCGCGCTTGTCTATCTTGCGATTGCCTACCTGACGCTGTCGTTTGCCGCCCTGGGGGTGTTCCTGTTCGCGATGTTCCGACTGTCGCCGCTGATTAGCGGCCTCAACAACACGCTGTACTCGATCGATGGCGCGCTTCCACATCTTGTGCGCACGCAACGACTCATCGCGGCGTTTGACCGTCACACCGAATCGAGTGGGACCGTCCCAGCGCCCAACCCGACGACCACACTCAAGATGGACGACGTGACGTTTCAGTACGACCAAGACGACGCCGGGACAGCCATTACTGACGTGTCGTTGCATCTCGAGCGTGGCGAAACGATCGCATTGGCTGGCCCTTCGGGGGCCGGGAAGTCGACGGTCGTCTCCCTGCTGGCAGGGTTATACGAACCTGATGAGGGGACAATTCGAGCAAACGGAACCGACCTGTCGACGCTTGATCGACACTCGTGGTATGAACGAGTTACTGTTGTCCCACAGCAACCGTTCCTGTTCACCGGGACACTCCGGTACAACGTCGCAATCGCTGACCCGGCAGCGAGCGACGACGCAATCAAGCACGCCTGCGAACTCAGCCAGGTCAGCGCATTTCTCGAGACGCTGCCGAACGGACTGGATACCGAACTCGGTGACGACGGTGTTCGGCTTTCAGGCGGCCAGCGCCAACGCATTGCCATCGCTCGAGCACTCCTTACCGATGCGGACATCCTCATCCTCGATGAGGCGACGAGCGAACTCGACTCGCCGACTGAAACCGCGATTCTCGACGCACTCGAGGCGACGGATCGAGCGTACGCGACGATCGTGATCGGCCACTGGTTATCGACAGTCAGAGATGCCGACCGGATTTACACGGTCGTCGACGGTGAAATCGTTGAATCGGGCACACATCGTGAACTGATAGCCAGGGAAACACACTATGCGACCCTCTACGAGCCACAGGTCGAACCGACGCACTCACCGTAG